In Arachis hypogaea cultivar Tifrunner chromosome 2, arahy.Tifrunner.gnm2.J5K5, whole genome shotgun sequence, a genomic segment contains:
- the LOC112720039 gene encoding dirigent protein 19 — MTTTHFFLFITILLHSCHSLTGADDFVRSIDWSLLGLNKEEKVSHLKFYWHDIVSGKNPTSIEVIGATNKINTTTFFGLTRMLDNPLTLGPNLSSKLVGRAQGFYSSTSQTEADLLMAMNFAFIDGKYNGSSITVLGRNPIFNKVREMPVIGGSGFFRFARGYVQLNTYSVNLKTNDAIVEYNVYVIHY, encoded by the coding sequence ATGACCACCACACATTTCTTCTTGTTCATCACCATTCTCCTCCACTCATGCCACTCTCTCACCGGAGCCGATGATTTTGTTCGCTCCATCGACTGGAGCCTCCTCGGCCTCAACAAAGAAGAGAAGGTTTCACACCTCAAATTCTATTGGCATGACATTGTAAGTGGCAAAAACCCTACTTCAATTGAAGTTATTGGAGCCACAAATAAGATTAACACTACCACTTTTTTCGGTTTGACTCGTATGCTGGACAACCCTTTGACCTTGGGGCCTAACTTGAGCTCCAAGCTTGTTGGGAGGGCTCAAGGGTTTTATTCCTCGACGAGTCAAACCGAAGCTGACCTTCTTATGGCCATGAACTTTGCTTTTATTGATGGAAAATATAATGGGAGCTCCATTACCGTCTTGGGGAGAAACCCTATTTTCAACAAGGTAAGAGAGATGCCTGTGATTGGTGGAAGTGGATTCTTTAGGTTTGCTAGGGGTTATGTTCAGCTGAACACTTATTCGGTGAATCTCAAGACTAATGATGCTATTGTCGAGTACAATGTTTATGTCATTCATTATTGA
- the LOC140177384 gene encoding uncharacterized protein, whose product MLHKEPSAVVHFQTMPTYQGDDLVPNIRVLRRVFWSYYPCIRAFRHCKPIVQVDGTHLYGKYKGCLLVAVSHDGNNNIVPIAFAIIEGETSEAWHFFLSNLRQHVVTRDGVGLISDRHDSIRSAIDRSNGAWSPPRAFHMFCIRHIESNFLRKFKAPYLQKLIVNIGYSRIIREYQTRYQRLRERGEAYTNWLDRIPREQYALAFDGRYRWGHMTTNLVECINSVLKGARNLPVIALVKATFYRLNELFTRKRANAEARINARHVFSELWISVNNGVTVVSSKLTGFRVDMCLLVVQTNVWIGNCMYMMFTRWTRFDEYIGLGLAHLGIQQHGLFIMNLDS is encoded by the exons atgttgCACAAGGAGCCATCCGCAGTTGTTCATTTTCAAACAATGCCTACGTATCAGGGAGATGACTTGGTTCCTAATATTCGTGTACTTCGGcgagtcttctggagttattacccttgtATTAGAGCCTTCAGACATTGCAAGCCAATAGTGCAGGTAGACGGAACTCATCTGTATGGAAAATACAAGGGTTGTTTGTTGGTTGCAGTCTCACATGATGGCAACAACAACATTGTGCCGATTGCATTTGCGATAATTGAGGGAGAGACATCTGAGGCCTGGCACTTTTTTCTGAGTAACTTGCGACAGCATGTTGTGACACGTGACGGTGTGGGACTTATATCCGATCGGCACGATTCCATTAGGTCTGCTATTGATCGTAGTAACGGAGCTTGGTCTCCTCCCAGAGCATTTCACATGTTCTGCATCAGACATATAGAGTCCAACTTTCTGAGGAAATTCAAGGCTCCGTATCTGCAGAAGCTTATTGTCAACATAG GTTACTCTCGAATAATTCGTGAGTACCAGACGCGTTATCAGCGTTTACGTGAGCGGGGTGAGGCTTATACCAACTGGTTGGATCGAATTCCGCGTGAGCAGTATGCTTTAGCATTTGATGGGAGATATCGATGGGGTCATATGACAACCAATCTGGTGGAATGCATCAACTCGGTACTGAAAGGGGCTCGCAATCTTCCAGTCATTGCACTTGTTAAGGCAACATTTTACAGGCTTAATGAATTGTTCACCCGGAAAAGAGCCAATGCTGAGGCTCGAATTAATGCAAGACATGTGTTCTCTGAGCTT TGGATCTCCGTCAACAACGGTGTGACTGTGGTGAGTTCCAAGTTGACCGGCTTCCGTGTCGACATGTGTTTGCTTGTTGTGCAAACCAACGTCTGGATTGGCAACTGTATGTACATGATGTTTACAAGATGGACTAGGTTCGACGAGTATATAGGGCTAGGTTTAGCCCACTTGGGAATCCAACAACATGGCCTATTTATCATGAACCTCGATTCGTAG